The segment CAATACCATGCGCATGGTTATATAATTGATGCCCGATAATGCCGAATTTTTCCTCTAGCTTCTGGACATTCGCATGTGCCAATTCACCAACGGTTTGGATGCCTATTGCGTGTAACCTGGCTTCCATCTGTTTGCCGATTCCCCACATTGCAGATAATGGGGATACAGGCCAAAGCTTTGTTGGTATATCCTCATATGTCCATTTGGCAAAGCCTGATTTTTTTGCCTCAATATCTAAGGCAAGCTTTGCCATCAGCATATTAGGCCCCATGCCAATTGCGCTTGGAATACGAAATTGATCATAAATCGCTCGTTGAATATCCTTTGCTGTTTCTTCAGGAGGCCCCCAAAGCTTTGCTGTTCCCGTTAAGTCCACAAATTGCTCATCGACACTATAAATATGAATGCTTGTAGGCGGCACATACTTAGCAATAAGCTGTGTAATGGCCATCGACATATCAATGAAAAAACGCATCTTTGGCTCAAATAGCTTAATCGCAGGATGCTTTGGAATTTCATAGCGTCTGTTGCCTGTTTGAATATGAAAGGTTTCCTTCATCATTGGAGAGGCAGCGAGCACAATGCTGCCTGGCTGCGCCAAATTCCCAACAATGGCAATGGGCTCTTTCAGCACATCCAATCCTTCCAGCATAGCGATACAGCTTGCATAAAAGCATTTCATATCAATACAGATTATCTCTTTTTGCGGCATCATATGGCATCAGACTCTCGCTGTACAATCGGGCGTAGCGCCAGCACATTGTGGATAAGAAATGTACGCTTCGCTAATC is part of the Lysinibacillus sp. FSL K6-0232 genome and harbors:
- a CDS encoding Y-family DNA polymerase, with product MKCFYASCIAMLEGLDVLKEPIAIVGNLAQPGSIVLAASPMMKETFHIQTGNRRYEIPKHPAIKLFEPKMRFFIDMSMAITQLIAKYVPPTSIHIYSVDEQFVDLTGTAKLWGPPEETAKDIQRAIYDQFRIPSAIGMGPNMLMAKLALDIEAKKSGFAKWTYEDIPTKLWPVSPLSAMWGIGKQMEARLHAIGIQTVGELAHANVQKLEEKFGIIGHQLYNHAHGIDFSTLDNSLARSGALSFGKGQMLMRDYYTKKELSVVLLEMCEDVMRRTREAGYVARTISLGLSYSHSAMTKGFQRSKTIAVPTSETMVMYKICIDLLDTYFTNQPARQLTVRLTNLEPEQSIQLDLFDERKEQRQLLGHTMDAIRRKFGATALLRAASYTDAGTAFKREQLLGGHLA